A genomic segment from Glycine soja cultivar W05 chromosome 20, ASM419377v2, whole genome shotgun sequence encodes:
- the LOC114402399 gene encoding octanoyltransferase LIP2, mitochondrial, whose product MRGLRSLEVWKLGVVNYLDALKLQEKLALDRKLHRRCDTLLSLQHPPTYTVGKRQTVHNLLIPQSELEKIGAELHYTQRGGDITFHGPHQAILYPIISLRDIGLGARSFVEKIELTMIKLAAMYGVKACPGQSGETGVWVGERKIGAIGVRISSGITSHGMAFNIDPDLSYFKNIVPCGIVDKEVTSLRRETDSVLPEEEIIQEQLISCFARIFGYSDLIRKEDASIFFDKETE is encoded by the coding sequence ATGAGGGGTTTGCGAAGCCTTGAGGTTTGGAAACTGGGAGTTGTCAACTATTTGGATGCATTGAAACTGCAGGAAAAACTGGCCTTGGATAGAAAACTTCATAGGAGATGTGATACTCTTCTGTCTTTGCAACACCCCCCTACATACACTGTTGGCAAAAGGCAAACTGTTCACAATTTGTTAATCCCCCAATCAGAATTGGAGAAAATTGGAGCTGAACTTCACTACACACAAAGGGGAGGAGACATTACATTTCATGGTCCCCACCAAGCCATTTTGTATCCTATCATATCGCTCCGTGACATAGGACTTGGCGCTCGAAGTTTTGTAGAGAAAATTGAGTTAACCATGATTAAACTGGCTGCTATGTATGGTGTGAAAGCTTGTCCTGGACAAAGTGGCGAGACTGGGGTATGGGTTGGAGAAAGGAAGATAGGTGCGATTGGTGTTCGGATATCAAGTGGAATCACTTCTCATGGAATGGCATTTAACATTGATCCTGATTTGAGCTACTTTAAGAACATTGTTCCCTGTGGAATTGTGGATAAAGAAGTAACATCTTTGAGAAGGGAGACAGATTCTGTCCTTCCTGAGGAAGAAATAATACAGGAGCAGTTGATTTCATGTTTTGCAAGAATCTTTGGTTATAGTGACCTGATCCGGAAGGAGGATGCTtcaatattttttgataaagaAACTGAATGA